The Methylobacterium sp. PvR107 genome contains a region encoding:
- a CDS encoding MFS transporter: MPPLPILALAVASFGIGTTEFVIMGLLPEVAQSFGVTIPQAGYLVSGYAMGVVIGAPIVAIATAGLPRKAALLALMGVFLIGNLGCALAPSYGLLMAARILTAFAHGAFFGIGAVVARDLVPRTKRTQAVSLMFAGLTLANVLGVPLGTALGQAVGWRATFWAVVAIGLAAGLAIQLCVPSGLPGTRGRLMSEFRALGRWPVLRPMLISTLSSVSFFTVFTYITPFLTGVSGYSPQGVTGVLFAAGMGLTIGNLAGGLFADRGQMATIIGSFVGIVAALLLLAAVAHHPGLTLAVLVLWSALVFALVSPLQIWVVEAATDAPNLASTLNQGAFNLGNATGAWIGGTALTLGAGYGQLPLIAAAVSLIGLGLVLTAVSRSGRRMLAPAAPGA, from the coding sequence GTGCCGCCACTGCCGATCCTGGCTCTTGCCGTCGCCTCGTTCGGCATTGGCACCACCGAATTCGTCATCATGGGACTGCTGCCGGAGGTGGCGCAGAGTTTCGGCGTCACGATCCCGCAAGCCGGCTACCTGGTTTCGGGCTACGCCATGGGCGTCGTGATCGGCGCACCGATCGTGGCGATCGCGACCGCGGGCCTGCCGCGCAAGGCGGCGCTGCTCGCCCTCATGGGCGTCTTCCTGATCGGAAATCTCGGCTGCGCCCTGGCCCCCAGCTACGGCCTGCTCATGGCGGCACGCATTCTCACGGCCTTCGCGCACGGGGCGTTCTTCGGCATCGGCGCCGTGGTCGCCCGGGATCTGGTGCCTCGAACGAAGCGCACACAGGCGGTCTCGCTGATGTTCGCGGGGCTCACGCTCGCCAACGTGCTCGGTGTACCCCTCGGCACCGCCCTCGGACAGGCCGTCGGGTGGCGGGCAACGTTCTGGGCGGTGGTGGCGATCGGCCTGGCGGCCGGCCTCGCGATCCAGCTCTGCGTACCATCCGGGCTCCCGGGGACGCGCGGCCGCCTCATGAGCGAGTTCCGCGCGCTCGGCCGCTGGCCGGTGCTGCGACCGATGCTGATCTCGACCCTGTCCTCGGTGAGCTTCTTCACCGTGTTCACCTACATCACGCCGTTCCTGACCGGCGTGAGCGGGTACTCGCCGCAAGGTGTGACCGGCGTGCTGTTCGCCGCCGGCATGGGCCTGACGATCGGAAACCTCGCCGGCGGTCTGTTTGCCGATCGCGGGCAGATGGCGACGATCATCGGAAGTTTCGTGGGGATCGTCGCGGCGCTGCTTCTGCTCGCCGCGGTCGCCCACCATCCGGGCCTGACGCTGGCGGTGCTGGTCCTCTGGTCGGCGCTGGTCTTCGCGCTGGTCTCACCGCTCCAGATCTGGGTGGTCGAGGCCGCGACCGACGCGCCCAACCTGGCCTCGACCCTGAACCAGGGCGCCTTCAATCTCGGCAACGCCACGGGCGCCTGGATCGGCGGTACGGCTTTGACGCTGGGGGCCGGCTACGGCCAGCTTCCCTTGATCGCCGCGGCCGTCTCGCTGATCGGCCTCGGTCTGGTGCTCACGGCTGTCAGCCGGAGCGGCCGGCGCATGCTCGCGCCGGCCGCGCCGGGAGCGTGA
- a CDS encoding NAD-glutamate dehydrogenase, producing MTLETATALSSSEQKSARTGLIEAAADIVTEQGGPGGFVRDLFGRVTPEDLAPYPADSLADLAGRARAFLAEPRRPQDPARMRLVDAELPRAGRRHEMTILEVINDNRPFLLDSTLAELTEQGLSPHLVAHPILGVDRDAGGSLIRVVGETTADANGSLARESFLHIHLDRLDAEAGDRLLDALAQVYRDVALAAADHDAMLARLSELATNLGAAPTPMPQEETAEARAFLAWLSDGQFLILGMQQHGIDGEAHPLIEGSSLGVLRDPGATPLRRGRTPVDYTPEILAFLEEPQPLIITKASVRSRVHRSAYLDYIGVKLFSGLGKLSGEMRIVGLFTASAYTSPTREVPILRRKVDSVVQRAGLDPTSHAGRSLLAVLESYPRDELFQIDVERLYRFTLAIANLADRPRIRVLSRPDRFGRFVSLLVYVPKDRYDSTIRQRIGGYLAEAYGGRLSVAYPDYPEGPLARIHYIIGLPDQGAPEQDPAALEAGIGDLVRTWGDALRAALADAQGGDRARILSARYGDAFSAAYRDNFQPEVAVADVAILEGLGGAQPRAVHLGRRPSDPAAQVRLKVFSRGTAIALSDRVPALENLGFRVINERTYRVMPTGADEAERVWLHDMLIERATGAAIDLAALEQPLEAAMLAIADDLAESDGYNRLVLEAALPWREAALLRALGRYLRQLRIRYGQDYLAGTLSRHSGIARAIVALFRTRFDPALTGDRDARQAEVRAGIEAALADVTSLDDDRILRRFVNLVEAAVRTNFFQSGPDGKPRETISFKFACSRVTAMPLPRPLFEIFVYAPRVEGVHLRFGYVARGGLRWSDRPEDFRTEILGLVKAQQVKNAVIVPVGAKGGFFPKRLPPASDRAAWMQEGTESYRIFIRTLLELTDNIVDDAIVPPPDTVRHDPDDAYLVVAADKGTATFSDIANALSLEKGHWLGDAFASGGSQGYDHKGMGITARGAWEAVRRHFREIDVDVQTDPIVTVGVGDMSGDVFGNGMLLSESIRLIAAFDHRDIFLDPNPDAAASFVERRRLFDLGRSSWADYDRSLISEGGGVFPRSLKTIPLSEPVRAALGFDRAEATPTELMQAILKAPADLLWFGGIGTYVRATAETDEDAGDRANDAVRITGPELRAKVVGEGANLGLTQRGRIEAARAGVRLNTDAIDNSAGVNTSDVEVNIKIALMTPERDGRLSYEARNALLAAMTDEVGHLVLRNNELQTLALSLAQRGGLDETGFAMRTMQALEGEGRLDRAVEFLPDDAALTERMRRNEGLTRPEYAVLLAYAKLALHDAILDSAVPNDPYFDRELQRYFPKALREQFPDSVKAHRLRREIIATALANIIVNRGGPSLITRLVDGTGADAATIAKAYAVTRDAFGLMELNLAIDSLAGRISGQGQLGLYAEVQGLLLNRIVWFIRNLDLSGGIAPVVDRYRDGIAAVESALPKVLGEEALAVVGTREAELAGLGMAPAQARRLASLSALISAPDIVRVAEASGRPVEAVAATHFALEHAFRLDDLAAAARTVPVADTFDRVALERAVAGIGAAHRKLTAEVVTDLGAGPDAVEAWAKARGAPLARIRQAVDAIGDSSLTVSKVTVAASLLGDLVRTD from the coding sequence ATGACACTCGAGACCGCGACGGCGTTGTCCTCATCGGAGCAGAAGTCGGCCCGCACGGGGCTGATCGAGGCGGCTGCCGACATCGTCACCGAGCAGGGCGGACCGGGCGGGTTCGTGCGCGACCTGTTCGGCCGTGTGACGCCCGAGGATCTGGCGCCCTACCCCGCCGACTCCCTGGCCGATCTGGCCGGGCGGGCCCGCGCCTTCCTGGCCGAGCCACGGCGGCCGCAAGATCCCGCCCGGATGCGCCTCGTTGACGCCGAACTGCCGCGGGCCGGCCGGCGTCACGAAATGACGATTCTCGAAGTCATCAACGACAACCGCCCGTTCCTGCTCGATTCGACCCTCGCGGAGCTGACCGAGCAGGGACTTTCTCCCCACCTCGTCGCCCATCCGATCCTCGGCGTCGACCGCGATGCGGGCGGGTCCCTGATCCGCGTGGTCGGCGAGACGACGGCGGACGCGAACGGCAGCCTCGCGCGGGAGAGCTTCCTCCACATCCACCTCGACCGCCTGGACGCGGAGGCCGGCGACCGGCTGCTGGACGCCCTCGCCCAAGTCTACCGGGATGTCGCCCTGGCGGCCGCCGACCACGACGCCATGCTGGCGCGCCTGTCCGAACTCGCGACGAATCTCGGCGCGGCGCCCACCCCGATGCCGCAGGAGGAGACCGCCGAGGCGCGCGCCTTCCTCGCCTGGCTGAGCGACGGCCAGTTCCTGATCCTCGGGATGCAGCAGCACGGCATCGACGGCGAGGCCCATCCCCTGATCGAGGGGTCGAGCCTCGGCGTGTTGCGCGATCCGGGCGCCACGCCCCTGCGCCGCGGCCGGACGCCGGTCGACTACACGCCCGAGATCCTGGCCTTCCTCGAGGAACCGCAGCCGCTAATCATCACGAAGGCGAGCGTGCGCTCCCGCGTCCACCGGTCGGCCTATCTCGACTATATCGGCGTCAAGCTGTTCTCCGGCCTCGGCAAGCTCTCGGGCGAGATGCGGATCGTCGGGCTGTTCACCGCCTCCGCCTATACGAGCCCGACCCGGGAGGTGCCGATCCTGCGCCGGAAGGTGGACTCGGTTGTCCAGCGCGCGGGCCTCGATCCGACGAGCCATGCCGGGCGAAGCCTGCTGGCGGTCCTCGAGAGTTACCCGCGCGACGAGCTGTTCCAGATCGACGTCGAGCGGCTGTACCGGTTCACCCTGGCCATCGCCAACCTCGCCGACCGGCCGCGAATCCGGGTGCTGTCGCGTCCGGACCGGTTCGGCCGCTTCGTCTCGCTCCTCGTCTACGTCCCGAAGGACCGGTACGACTCGACAATCCGGCAACGGATCGGCGGCTACCTCGCAGAGGCCTATGGCGGGCGGCTCAGCGTCGCCTATCCGGACTACCCGGAGGGCCCGCTCGCCCGCATCCACTACATCATCGGCCTGCCCGACCAGGGCGCGCCGGAGCAGGACCCGGCCGCCCTCGAAGCCGGTATCGGAGATTTGGTCCGGACCTGGGGCGACGCGTTGCGGGCGGCCCTCGCCGACGCGCAGGGCGGTGACCGCGCGCGGATCCTGTCCGCGCGCTACGGTGATGCGTTCTCCGCCGCCTATCGCGACAATTTCCAGCCCGAGGTCGCGGTCGCCGACGTGGCCATCCTCGAAGGTCTCGGCGGGGCTCAGCCGCGCGCCGTGCATCTCGGCCGCCGCCCCTCCGATCCGGCCGCGCAGGTCCGCCTGAAGGTGTTTTCCCGCGGCACCGCCATCGCCCTGTCCGACCGCGTTCCGGCCCTGGAGAATCTCGGCTTCCGCGTCATCAACGAGCGGACCTACCGGGTCATGCCCACCGGCGCCGACGAGGCCGAGCGCGTCTGGCTGCACGACATGCTGATCGAGCGCGCCACCGGCGCGGCGATCGACCTCGCGGCGCTGGAGCAGCCGCTCGAAGCCGCCATGCTCGCCATCGCGGACGATCTGGCGGAATCCGACGGCTACAACCGGCTCGTCCTCGAAGCCGCCCTGCCCTGGCGCGAGGCCGCTCTGCTCCGGGCGCTCGGGCGCTACCTGCGCCAGCTGCGCATCCGCTACGGACAGGATTACCTCGCCGGCACGCTGAGCCGGCATTCCGGGATCGCCCGGGCGATCGTCGCGCTGTTCCGCACCCGGTTCGACCCAGCCCTGACGGGGGATCGCGACGCCCGGCAGGCGGAGGTCCGCGCCGGCATCGAGGCGGCGCTCGCCGACGTGACCAGTCTCGACGACGACCGGATCCTGCGCCGGTTCGTCAACCTCGTCGAGGCGGCCGTCCGGACCAACTTCTTCCAGAGCGGCCCGGACGGAAAGCCCCGGGAGACGATCAGCTTCAAGTTCGCCTGCTCCAGGGTCACGGCGATGCCGCTGCCGCGGCCGCTCTTCGAGATTTTCGTCTACGCGCCCCGCGTCGAGGGCGTGCATCTGCGCTTCGGCTACGTGGCCCGCGGCGGCCTGCGCTGGTCGGACCGGCCGGAGGATTTCCGCACCGAGATCCTGGGCCTGGTGAAGGCCCAGCAGGTGAAGAACGCCGTGATCGTGCCCGTAGGCGCCAAGGGCGGCTTCTTCCCGAAGCGCCTGCCGCCGGCCTCGGACCGCGCCGCCTGGATGCAGGAGGGGACCGAAAGCTACCGGATCTTCATCCGAACGCTGCTGGAGCTCACCGACAATATCGTCGACGACGCCATCGTGCCGCCGCCCGACACGGTGCGGCACGATCCCGACGATGCTTATCTGGTGGTCGCGGCCGACAAGGGGACCGCGACCTTCTCGGACATCGCCAATGCCCTCTCGCTGGAGAAGGGGCACTGGCTGGGCGATGCCTTCGCTTCCGGCGGCAGCCAGGGCTACGACCACAAGGGCATGGGCATCACCGCCCGTGGCGCTTGGGAGGCGGTGCGCCGCCATTTCCGCGAGATCGACGTCGACGTGCAGACGGATCCGATCGTCACGGTCGGCGTCGGCGACATGTCGGGCGACGTGTTCGGCAACGGCATGCTGCTGTCCGAGAGCATCCGGCTGATCGCGGCGTTCGACCACCGGGATATCTTCCTCGATCCCAACCCGGACGCGGCGGCGAGCTTCGTCGAGCGGCGGCGGCTGTTCGATCTCGGGCGCTCCTCCTGGGCCGATTACGATCGGAGCCTGATCTCGGAAGGCGGCGGCGTGTTTCCGCGCAGCCTGAAGACCATCCCCCTCTCGGAACCGGTGCGCGCCGCCCTCGGGTTCGACCGAGCCGAGGCAACGCCCACCGAACTGATGCAGGCGATCCTGAAAGCGCCGGCCGACCTGCTCTGGTTCGGCGGCATCGGAACCTACGTCCGCGCCACCGCGGAGACCGACGAGGATGCCGGCGATCGCGCCAACGATGCCGTGCGCATCACCGGGCCGGAGCTGCGCGCCAAGGTTGTCGGCGAGGGCGCCAATCTCGGCCTGACCCAGCGCGGGCGGATCGAGGCGGCGCGCGCGGGCGTCCGGCTCAACACCGACGCGATCGACAACTCCGCCGGGGTCAACACCTCGGACGTCGAGGTGAACATCAAGATCGCGCTCATGACTCCGGAGCGGGACGGTCGTCTGAGCTACGAGGCGCGCAACGCCCTGCTGGCCGCCATGACCGATGAGGTCGGGCACCTCGTCCTGCGCAACAACGAATTACAGACCCTCGCCCTGTCCCTCGCCCAGCGCGGCGGCCTCGACGAGACCGGCTTCGCCATGCGGACCATGCAGGCGCTGGAGGGCGAGGGTCGGCTGGATCGCGCGGTGGAATTCCTGCCCGACGATGCCGCGCTCACCGAACGGATGCGCCGAAACGAGGGGCTGACCCGGCCGGAATACGCCGTACTCCTGGCCTACGCCAAGCTGGCGTTGCACGACGCGATCCTCGACAGCGCCGTGCCGAACGACCCGTATTTCGACCGCGAGCTCCAGCGCTACTTCCCCAAGGCGCTGCGCGAGCAATTCCCGGATTCGGTGAAGGCGCACCGCCTGCGGCGCGAGATCATCGCCACCGCGCTGGCCAACATCATCGTCAACCGCGGCGGACCCTCCCTGATCACCCGCCTCGTCGACGGGACCGGCGCCGATGCCGCGACCATCGCCAAGGCTTATGCGGTGACGCGCGACGCCTTCGGGCTGATGGAGTTGAACCTCGCCATCGACAGCCTCGCCGGACGCATCTCCGGCCAGGGTCAGCTCGGTCTGTACGCGGAGGTTCAGGGCCTGCTGCTCAACCGGATCGTCTGGTTCATCCGCAACCTCGACCTCAGCGGTGGCATCGCCCCGGTGGTAGACCGCTACCGCGATGGCATCGCCGCCGTGGAGTCGGCACTGCCGAAGGTTCTCGGAGAGGAAGCGCTCGCGGTCGTCGGCACCCGCGAGGCCGAGCTTGCCGGGCTCGGCATGGCGCCGGCTCAGGCCCGGCGCCTCGCGTCGCTGAGCGCCCTGATCTCTGCCCCCGACATCGTCCGGGTCGCCGAGGCGAGCGGGCGGCCGGTGGAGGCGGTGGCGGCGACGCACTTCGCGCTGGAGCACGCCTTCCGGCTGGACGACCTCGCGGCCGCGGCGCGGACCGTGCCGGTCGCCGACACGTTCGACCGTGTTGCGCTGGAGCGTGCGGTCGCCGGGATCGGGGCGGCGCATCGCAAGCTGACGGCCGAAGTCGTGACCGATCTGGGCGCCGGTCCGGACGCTGTCGAGGCCTGGGCGAAGGCCAGGGGTGCGCCGCTGGCGCGCATCCGCCAGGCGGTGGATGCCATCGGCGATTCGAGCCTCACGGTCTCGAAGGTCACCGTGGCGGCGAGCCTTCTCGGTGATCTCGTCCGAACCGATTAG
- a CDS encoding MarR family winged helix-turn-helix transcriptional regulator, whose translation MTTAYDAALRPSGLRVTQFAILRLLERLGPSPVTRLATEAALERTTMGRNLDPLERRGLVQIAAGAEDARERVVTLTETGREAIAAALPFWRDAQARINAQVEPGAVAALTDALISAA comes from the coding sequence GTGACGACGGCCTACGATGCGGCCCTACGCCCGTCGGGGCTTCGGGTGACGCAATTCGCGATTCTCCGCCTGCTGGAGCGGTTGGGACCGAGCCCCGTGACGCGGCTCGCCACGGAGGCCGCCCTCGAGCGCACCACGATGGGACGCAATCTCGATCCGCTGGAACGGCGCGGGCTGGTGCAGATCGCGGCCGGTGCGGAGGATGCCCGCGAGCGCGTGGTGACGCTGACCGAGACCGGGCGCGAAGCCATCGCGGCGGCGCTGCCGTTTTGGCGGGACGCGCAGGCCCGCATCAACGCCCAAGTGGAGCCCGGTGCGGTCGCGGCCCTGACCGATGCCCTGATTTCCGCAGCCTGA
- a CDS encoding MFS transporter, which yields MPALSETRPAPRLHYAWIMAAVTFLVLLVGAGVRATPSVLIVPWEREFGWTAATIGVGIALNIFLYGMIGPFAVAIIERFGLRRSVCIALLILAIGTAATSLMTAPWQMVLLWGIVVGSGSGMVANVLGATVAGRWFAKRRGLVLGMLTASSATGQLVFLPMLASLAVGQGWRSVSLVVAAATLALIPLAALLLRDRPADLGLPRYGEDAITPTPVLTENPARRALRGLRIGLQSRDFWLLAGTFFICGASTNGLIGTHLIPACIDHGIAEVTAAGLLALMGICDLIGTTASGWLTDRFDSRKLLAWYYGLRGLSLIFLPYSFDYSFYGLSLFAVFYGLDWIATVPPTVQLAGKSFGEENAALMFGWIAAAHQIGAASAAWLAGMVRTDTGTYLGAFVSAGLLCLVAALMAAFVGRKPAEPVLRPLPA from the coding sequence ATGCCCGCTCTCTCAGAGACGCGTCCCGCGCCGCGCCTCCACTACGCCTGGATCATGGCCGCGGTGACGTTCCTGGTTCTCCTCGTCGGGGCCGGGGTCCGGGCCACGCCGAGCGTGCTGATCGTACCGTGGGAGCGTGAGTTCGGCTGGACGGCGGCGACGATCGGGGTCGGGATCGCGCTCAACATCTTCCTGTACGGGATGATCGGCCCCTTCGCGGTGGCGATCATCGAGCGGTTCGGCCTGCGCCGCTCGGTCTGCATCGCGCTCCTGATCCTGGCAATCGGCACCGCGGCCACCAGCCTGATGACCGCGCCCTGGCAGATGGTCCTGCTCTGGGGGATCGTGGTCGGCTCGGGCTCGGGCATGGTCGCGAACGTCCTCGGCGCCACCGTAGCGGGGCGCTGGTTCGCCAAGCGGCGCGGGCTGGTGCTCGGCATGCTGACGGCGAGCAGCGCCACAGGTCAGCTCGTCTTCCTGCCGATGCTGGCCTCCCTGGCGGTCGGGCAGGGCTGGCGTTCGGTTTCGCTCGTGGTGGCGGCCGCGACGCTGGCGCTGATCCCGCTCGCCGCCTTGCTGCTGCGCGATCGTCCGGCCGATCTCGGGCTGCCCCGTTACGGGGAGGACGCGATCACGCCGACGCCGGTCCTGACGGAGAACCCGGCGCGTCGCGCGCTGCGCGGCCTGCGCATCGGGCTGCAATCCCGGGATTTTTGGCTGCTCGCCGGCACGTTCTTCATCTGTGGAGCCTCGACCAACGGCCTGATCGGCACGCACCTCATCCCCGCCTGCATCGATCACGGCATCGCCGAGGTGACCGCGGCGGGTCTCCTCGCGCTGATGGGGATCTGCGACCTGATCGGCACCACGGCGTCGGGATGGCTCACGGACCGGTTCGACTCGCGCAAGCTCCTGGCTTGGTATTACGGCCTGCGCGGCCTGTCGCTGATCTTCCTGCCCTATTCCTTCGACTACAGCTTCTACGGCCTGTCGCTGTTCGCGGTCTTCTACGGGCTCGACTGGATCGCTACCGTGCCGCCCACCGTCCAGCTCGCGGGCAAGTCCTTCGGCGAGGAGAACGCCGCGCTGATGTTCGGCTGGATCGCAGCCGCCCATCAGATCGGCGCCGCCTCGGCGGCGTGGCTCGCCGGCATGGTGCGGACCGACACGGGGACGTATCTCGGCGCCTTCGTGTCGGCGGGCCTGCTCTGCCTTGTCGCGGCGCTCATGGCGGCCTTCGTCGGCCGCAAGCCAGCCGAGCCCGTGCTGCGTCCGCTGCCGGCCTGA
- a CDS encoding multidrug effflux MFS transporter, whose protein sequence is MAVTAISIDNLLPAFPAIETRFGVPDPNRLQLLVYVYMIGFGFAQIVYGPVSDALGRRPVLLASLAIYVVGCGLAMVAPSFGWLLAARIIQGIGAAGGRVLSVAIVRDRFSGREMASVMSLTMMVFLIVPMIAPAIGGLMLALGSWIYVFVSMLVLAFWLTLWFSLRMPETLHPEYRRPLSPAATWEAIRLTLRTRVAIGYTTALGLMTGCIMGYVGSAQQVFDTGLYHLGPLFPLAFGLVAGAMGAATLINARVVRRVGMRAMSHGGVIAFTLVALVQVGVGFAYQGRPPLVLFLALLALNQFLMSFAMPNFNALALEPLGAIAGTAASFLGFYTTILGAFCGFLIGQAFDGTVLPVGIGYASLGILALLVVVWTERGRLFRGGVGG, encoded by the coding sequence ATGGCGGTGACGGCGATCTCGATCGACAACCTGCTCCCAGCCTTCCCGGCCATCGAGACGCGGTTCGGCGTTCCGGATCCGAACCGGCTGCAGCTTCTCGTCTACGTCTACATGATCGGCTTCGGATTCGCGCAGATCGTCTACGGGCCGGTCTCCGACGCGCTCGGGCGACGACCGGTCCTTCTCGCGAGCCTCGCCATCTACGTGGTCGGCTGCGGCCTCGCCATGGTGGCGCCGAGCTTCGGCTGGCTGCTCGCCGCGCGGATCATTCAGGGCATCGGCGCGGCCGGCGGGCGCGTGCTGTCGGTAGCGATCGTGCGTGACCGTTTCTCCGGCCGCGAGATGGCGAGCGTCATGTCGCTCACCATGATGGTGTTCCTGATCGTGCCGATGATCGCGCCGGCGATCGGCGGCCTGATGCTGGCGCTGGGCTCCTGGATCTACGTCTTCGTCTCGATGCTGGTCCTGGCCTTCTGGCTGACCCTCTGGTTCTCCCTGCGCATGCCGGAGACGCTGCACCCGGAATACCGGCGGCCGCTCTCGCCGGCGGCGACCTGGGAGGCGATCCGCCTGACGCTCAGGACGCGCGTCGCGATCGGCTACACCACCGCGCTCGGCCTGATGACCGGCTGCATCATGGGCTACGTCGGCTCGGCTCAGCAGGTGTTCGACACCGGCCTGTACCATCTCGGCCCGCTCTTCCCCCTGGCCTTCGGGCTGGTGGCCGGCGCCATGGGCGCGGCGACGCTGATCAACGCGCGCGTTGTCCGGCGGGTCGGGATGCGGGCGATGTCCCACGGCGGCGTCATCGCCTTCACCCTGGTCGCGTTGGTGCAGGTCGGCGTCGGCTTCGCCTATCAGGGCCGTCCGCCGCTGGTCCTGTTCCTGGCACTCCTGGCGCTGAACCAGTTCCTGATGAGCTTCGCGATGCCGAATTTCAACGCGCTGGCGCTGGAGCCGCTCGGCGCCATTGCCGGTACCGCCGCGTCGTTCCTCGGCTTCTACACCACGATCCTGGGCGCGTTCTGCGGCTTTCTGATCGGTCAGGCCTTCGATGGCACCGTGCTGCCGGTCGGGATCGGTTACGCGAGCCTGGGTATCCTGGCGCTGCTGGTGGTGGTCTGGACGGAAAGGGGCCGCTTGTTCCGCGGCGGCGTCGGCGGCTGA
- a CDS encoding DoxX family protein: MIARAQDGTLLAARLLLAAALLPTGIARALNVSGFALTLAGNGMPFPNAVATAAVVVQVFGPLALVLGVLPRLTGLALAAFATATAFVIHDFWRYIGPTAIAERTLMLADLGLAGGFLMYALTGPGAWSWQGWRAGTMAAPSPSATGAAKNPAKSAATRGGGKRTTGRQPARAAA, from the coding sequence ATGATCGCACGCGCCCAGGACGGAACCCTCCTCGCTGCGCGTCTGCTGCTCGCCGCAGCGCTGCTGCCCACCGGGATTGCCCGGGCCCTCAACGTCTCGGGCTTCGCGCTGACCCTCGCCGGCAACGGCATGCCGTTTCCGAACGCTGTCGCCACCGCGGCTGTGGTGGTTCAGGTCTTCGGGCCGCTGGCGCTGGTCCTCGGCGTGCTGCCGCGCCTGACCGGGCTTGCCCTCGCGGCTTTCGCGACCGCGACGGCTTTCGTGATCCACGATTTCTGGCGCTACATCGGCCCGACGGCGATCGCCGAGCGCACGCTGATGCTGGCCGATCTCGGCCTCGCGGGCGGCTTCCTGATGTACGCCCTCACCGGACCGGGCGCCTGGAGCTGGCAGGGCTGGCGCGCGGGCACGATGGCCGCTCCGTCGCCGAGCGCCACGGGCGCCGCCAAGAATCCGGCGAAGAGCGCCGCGACGCGCGGCGGGGGCAAGCGCACGACCGGTCGGCAGCCCGCCCGGGCCGCGGCCTGA
- a CDS encoding MFS transporter, translating into MPPTAKRPLWIVPLTVATALFMENTDSTVIATALPSIAASLHEDPIALKLALTSYLVSLAIFIPVSGWMADRYGSRTVFRAALVVFMAGSLACAAANGLAWFVAARFLQGMGGAMMVPVGRLVVLRSVPKSQLVTALAYLTFPALVGPVLGPPVGGLITTWFDWRWIFFINLPIGCAGIVLASLYFEDIREPERPPLDLLGFVLLGAGLAALMLGLASLGRHLLPSAVSWGCLAAGAVLLPVYVAHARRVAHPIVRLDLIRRPTFRVAVIGGSLFRIGTGAIPFLLPLMLQVGFGLDALHSGLITFAAAAGAMFVKTLAPKILRRTGFRTLMVWNAALASVFLAVNGLYTAETPHWIMLALLFVGGCSRSVQFTCVNAIAYADLESREMSAATSFASVCQQLSLSLGVTLGALALEGTAAWHGRTQIEAGDFGPAFVAVAMISAASVLGFRQLSPDAGAEVSGRKSVAATPPAAEMTPRHG; encoded by the coding sequence ATGCCCCCTACAGCCAAAAGACCGCTCTGGATCGTCCCGCTGACGGTCGCCACCGCGCTGTTCATGGAGAACACCGACTCGACGGTGATCGCCACCGCGTTGCCCAGCATCGCGGCGAGCCTGCACGAGGATCCGATCGCGCTGAAGCTCGCCCTGACCTCCTATCTGGTCAGCCTCGCGATCTTCATCCCGGTGAGCGGCTGGATGGCCGACCGCTACGGTTCGCGGACCGTGTTCCGCGCGGCCCTGGTGGTGTTCATGGCGGGATCGCTGGCCTGCGCGGCCGCGAACGGTCTGGCCTGGTTCGTGGCGGCGCGGTTCCTTCAGGGCATGGGGGGCGCGATGATGGTGCCGGTCGGGCGCCTCGTGGTGCTGCGCAGCGTGCCGAAGTCGCAGCTCGTCACCGCGCTGGCCTATCTGACCTTTCCGGCGCTGGTCGGCCCGGTTCTCGGGCCGCCGGTCGGCGGCCTGATCACCACATGGTTCGACTGGCGGTGGATCTTCTTCATCAACCTGCCGATCGGCTGCGCGGGGATCGTGCTGGCAAGCCTGTATTTCGAGGATATCCGCGAGCCGGAGCGGCCGCCCCTCGACCTGCTCGGCTTCGTGCTGCTCGGCGCCGGACTCGCCGCGCTGATGCTCGGCCTCGCGTCGCTGGGCCGCCACCTCCTGCCGTCCGCGGTCTCTTGGGGCTGCCTCGCCGCGGGGGCGGTCCTGCTGCCGGTCTACGTCGCGCATGCGAGGCGGGTCGCCCACCCGATCGTCCGGCTCGACCTGATCCGGCGCCCGACCTTCCGGGTCGCCGTCATCGGCGGCAGCCTGTTCCGGATCGGCACCGGGGCGATCCCGTTCCTGCTTCCGCTGATGCTGCAGGTCGGCTTCGGCCTCGACGCCCTGCATTCCGGCCTGATCACCTTCGCGGCGGCCGCCGGCGCCATGTTCGTGAAGACTCTGGCACCCAAGATCCTCCGCCGCACCGGGTTCCGGACCCTGATGGTGTGGAACGCGGCGCTGGCCTCTGTCTTCCTGGCGGTCAACGGGCTCTACACCGCCGAGACGCCCCACTGGATCATGCTGGCCCTGCTGTTCGTCGGCGGCTGCTCGCGCTCGGTTCAGTTCACCTGCGTCAACGCCATCGCGTATGCCGATCTCGAATCCCGTGAGATGAGCGCGGCCACGAGTTTCGCGAGCGTCTGCCAGCAGCTCTCGCTGAGCCTCGGCGTCACCCTCGGCGCGCTGGCCCTGGAGGGGACGGCCGCGTGGCACGGGCGGACGCAGATCGAGGCCGGCGATTTCGGGCCGGCATTCGTCGCCGTGGCGATGATCTCGGCGGCCTCCGTCCTAGGCTTCCGGCAGCTGTCGCCGGATGCCGGGGCCGAGGTCTCCGGCCGGAAGTCGGTCGCGGCGACGCCGCCGGCCGCCGAGATGACGCCGCGGCACGGCTGA